From a region of the Notolabrus celidotus isolate fNotCel1 chromosome 14, fNotCel1.pri, whole genome shotgun sequence genome:
- the rrp8 gene encoding ribosomal RNA-processing protein 8 has protein sequence MFIEEEEWSDEQEAEVLSRTVIRNDQKNVSSKNVKPKAVGKKSLMRTLQTLGSVPDWKGDEHQQDSDSETEATPSAAKKKKKRRKKRKQAGTTEQPENGELDQTPVKEKTLTKKRKKDSKFGDQKVNNTCVGETKDKEKVEPAEANVDEAEGTDRLSRQQWRNKTKNKKKCKNKYRQEEKPKVEVKKVELAEEHKPKEEVKTDSNNKINKINKREKNSQPSAKKQGKEFKAEKRKKSEEDAKIPHPTETHSPGEEKGAKAGKGATGLKQEVGKPKEIIDEPQSPPKRPKLELSKEQSLKREKLRKLLNSRKSDHQESLAEQQDEPAAPEPEVILDRSASLRSRMEQRLESARFRYINEVLYSTTSGEARRMFKQDPEAFGIYHRGYTAQVQRWPSNPVDAIISYIQQKPPSLVVADFGCGDCKIARSVKNKVHSFDLVSTCELVTVCDMANVPLPDRSVDIAVFCLSLMGTNLADFLAEANRVLKMGGVLKVAEVASRFENVRSFITGLANLGFKMVSKDSENTHFHSFESVKTGEAPENVKKFGLQLRACLYKKR, from the exons atgttcattgaagaggaagagtggagTGATGAACAAGAGGCTGAAGTCCTGAGCAGAACTGTCATCAGAAATGACCAGAAGAATGTGAGCAGCAAAAATGTCAAG CCCAAGGCTGTAGGGAAGAAGAGCCTGATGCGGACTCTGCAGACGCTTGGATCAGTGCCAGACTGGAAGGGCGACGAGCATCAGCAGGACAGTGACAGTGAGACAGAAGCGACTCCATCAGccgccaagaagaagaagaaacgaaggaagaagagaaaacaagCGGGGACAACAGAGCAGCCAGAGAATGGAGAGTTAGATCAGACTCCAGTGAAGGAAAAGACATTaacaaaaaagaggaagaaagacagcAAATTTG GGGACCAGAAGGTAAACAACACCTGTGTGGGCGAAACAAAGGATAAAGAAAAGGTTGAACCTGCAGAAGCAAATGTAGACGAAGCAGAGGGCACAGACAGACTGAgcagacaacagtggagaaacaaaacaaagaataagaagaaatgtaaaaataaatatcgACAAGAAGAGAAGCCAAAGGTGGAAGTCAAAAAAGTAGAACTGGCAGAGGAACACAAACCAAAGGAAGAAGTCAAAACAGATTCAaataacaaaatcaacaaaatcaacaaaagagaaaaaaacagccagCCTTCAGCCAAGAAACAGGGGAAGGAATTTAaagcagagaagagaaaaaagagtgaagaggaTGCTAAAATACCCCATCCAACTGAAACACATTCACCTGGAGAAGAAAAGGGTGCCAAAGCTGGTAAAGGTGCAACAGGATTAAAACAGGAAGTAGGTAAACCTAAAGAAATCATAGATGAGCCGCAGTCTCCCCCGAAACGACCAAAACTCGAGCTGAGCAAAGAACAGAGTCTGAAAAGAGAGAAGCTGCGGAAACTTCTCAACAGCCGGAAATCAGACCACCAGGAGAGTCTGGCTGAGCAGCAAGACGAGCCAGCCGCACCAGAACCAGAGGTGATACTGGACCGCTCTGCCTCCCTCAGGTCCCGCATGGAGCAGCGTCTGGAGTCGGCCCGCTTCCGCTACATCAATGAGGTTCTTTACAGCACGACCAGCGGCGAGGCCAGGAGGATGTTCAAACAAGATCCAGAGGCCTTCGGGATCTACCACCGAGGTTACACTGCGCAGGTTCAGAGGTGGCCCAGCAATCCTGTGGACGCCATTATCTCTTACATCCAACAAAA ACCTCCCTCTCTGGTGGTGGCAGACTTCGGTTGTGGTGATTGTAAAATCGCACGCAGCGTGAAGAACAAAGTGCACAGCTTCGATCTGGTATCGACCTGTGAGCTCGTCACGGTGTGCGACATGGCCAAT GTCCCTCTTCCAGACCGCTCTGTGGACATCGCCGTGTTCTGCCTTTCTCTCATGGGGACAAACCTGGCAGATTTTCTTGCAGAGGCCAATCGTGTTTTGAAAATGGG GGGCGTCCTAAAAGTAGCAGAAGTGGCGAGCAGGTTTGAGAATGTTAGAAGCTTCATCACTGGGCTGGCAAATCTGGGATTCAAGATGGTGTCCAAG gactcagaAAACACTCATTTCCACTCCTTCGAGTCAGTGAAAACAGGAGAGGCTCCAGAAAATGTGAAGAAGTTTGGACTGCAACTGAGGGCGTGTCTCTACAAGAAAAGATGA